The following proteins are encoded in a genomic region of Cryptomeria japonica chromosome 11, Sugi_1.0, whole genome shotgun sequence:
- the LOC131066046 gene encoding GATA transcription factor 12 isoform X2: MDDIFNNVDDLLNISDEELGGPIEGNHLGDMSIPLEVGSLFSVDSFYDLYWMKNFIEGDPKEKSSADLQHKKDEEQGPENTSENAISSDESDNRSCTGKNPILCSGMTIPGKPRSKRSKTTVSNWASKPISSNGSESCLSDNAAAWSQSDYLASEQVECQSTLKFSAQKKGKKKEVNEARICLHCGVNKTPQWRCGPLGPKTLCNACGVRYKSGGLLPEYRPAASPTFSPDKHSNSSKVVLEMRRRKNMKGE, translated from the exons ATGGATGATATCTTTAACAATGTTGATGACCTGCTGAACATTAGCGATGAGGAACTTGGAGGACCCATTGAAGGAAATCATTTAGGCGACATGTCTATTCCT TTAGAGGTGGGTTCTCTTTTCTCTGTAGACAGTTTCTATGACCTTTATTGGATGAAAAACTTCATTGAAGGAGATCCAAAAGAGAAAAGTTCAGCTGATTTGCAACATAAAAAGGATGAAGAACAAGGTCCAGAAAATACTTCTGAAAATGCCATCAGTTCTGATGAGTCAGATAACAGGTCCTGCACTGGGAAAAACCCTATTCTTTGTTCAGGAATGACAATACCAGGAAAGCCAAGAAGCAAAAGATCAAAAACTACAGTTTCTAATTGGGCTTCTAAACCCATTAGTAGTAATGGAAGTGAGTCTTGCTTGTCTGATAATGCTGCAGCTTGGAGCCAATCAGATTACTTGGCTTCTGAGCAAGTAGAATGCCAGTCCACACTGAAATTCAGTgcacaaaaaaaaggaaagaaaaaggaggTAAATGAGGCCAGAATATGCTTACATTGTGGTGTGAATAAAACTCCACAGTGGAGATGTGGGCCACTGGGTCCTAAAACACTGTGCAATGCCTGTGGTGTGAGATATAAGTCAGGTGGACTTTTACCAGAATACAGGCCTGCTGCAAGCCCTACTTTTTCTCCTGATAAACACTCGAATTCCAGCAAGGTGGTGTTGGAAATGAGGCGTAGAAAAAATATGAAGGGAGAGTAA
- the LOC131066046 gene encoding GATA transcription factor 12 isoform X1 produces the protein MGQVEKTRGADNMDDIFNNVDDLLNISDEELGGPIEGNHLGDMSIPLEVGSLFSVDSFYDLYWMKNFIEGDPKEKSSADLQHKKDEEQGPENTSENAISSDESDNRSCTGKNPILCSGMTIPGKPRSKRSKTTVSNWASKPISSNGSESCLSDNAAAWSQSDYLASEQVECQSTLKFSAQKKGKKKEVNEARICLHCGVNKTPQWRCGPLGPKTLCNACGVRYKSGGLLPEYRPAASPTFSPDKHSNSSKVVLEMRRRKNMKGE, from the exons ATGGGTCAGGTAGAG AAAACTAGAGGAGCTGATAACATGGATGATATCTTTAACAATGTTGATGACCTGCTGAACATTAGCGATGAGGAACTTGGAGGACCCATTGAAGGAAATCATTTAGGCGACATGTCTATTCCT TTAGAGGTGGGTTCTCTTTTCTCTGTAGACAGTTTCTATGACCTTTATTGGATGAAAAACTTCATTGAAGGAGATCCAAAAGAGAAAAGTTCAGCTGATTTGCAACATAAAAAGGATGAAGAACAAGGTCCAGAAAATACTTCTGAAAATGCCATCAGTTCTGATGAGTCAGATAACAGGTCCTGCACTGGGAAAAACCCTATTCTTTGTTCAGGAATGACAATACCAGGAAAGCCAAGAAGCAAAAGATCAAAAACTACAGTTTCTAATTGGGCTTCTAAACCCATTAGTAGTAATGGAAGTGAGTCTTGCTTGTCTGATAATGCTGCAGCTTGGAGCCAATCAGATTACTTGGCTTCTGAGCAAGTAGAATGCCAGTCCACACTGAAATTCAGTgcacaaaaaaaaggaaagaaaaaggaggTAAATGAGGCCAGAATATGCTTACATTGTGGTGTGAATAAAACTCCACAGTGGAGATGTGGGCCACTGGGTCCTAAAACACTGTGCAATGCCTGTGGTGTGAGATATAAGTCAGGTGGACTTTTACCAGAATACAGGCCTGCTGCAAGCCCTACTTTTTCTCCTGATAAACACTCGAATTCCAGCAAGGTGGTGTTGGAAATGAGGCGTAGAAAAAATATGAAGGGAGAGTAA